Proteins found in one Streptomyces sp. NBC_00461 genomic segment:
- a CDS encoding sugar kinase, translated as MSDVVALGEVMLRFDPGEGRIRTTRTFQVWEGGGEYNVVRGLRRCFGLRTAVVTALADNAVGRLVEDLILQGGVDTSLIRWIPDDGIGRSARNGLNFVERGYGIRGALGVSDRAHTAASQLRKGDIDWDHVFSSGPRWFHTGGIFAGLSDTTVDVADEAMAAARRHRVSVSYDPNYRPSLWAGRGGPRAAREVDLRLARHADVIVGALGLAGTYPGQTRISADAVPNALAEVAGLLPQAKVLATTLREVPSAGVNDWTSAAWSADTGYVAGPRMPGLHVLDRIGSGDGFAAGLIHGLLAGTGLERALAYGTAHGALTMTTPGDTSMATLTEVEALIAGGSAHVSR; from the coding sequence GTGAGTGATGTGGTGGCCCTGGGTGAGGTGATGCTGCGTTTCGACCCCGGCGAGGGACGCATCCGTACCACCCGCACCTTCCAGGTCTGGGAAGGAGGCGGTGAGTACAACGTCGTCCGAGGCCTGCGCCGCTGCTTCGGCCTGCGCACCGCCGTCGTCACCGCGCTCGCCGACAATGCGGTGGGCCGGCTGGTCGAGGACCTCATCCTGCAGGGCGGCGTCGACACCTCCCTGATCCGCTGGATCCCCGACGACGGCATCGGCCGCAGCGCCCGCAACGGGCTGAACTTCGTCGAACGCGGCTACGGCATCCGCGGCGCGCTCGGTGTCAGCGACCGCGCCCACACCGCCGCATCCCAGCTGCGCAAGGGCGACATCGACTGGGACCACGTGTTCTCCAGCGGGCCGCGCTGGTTTCACACCGGGGGCATCTTCGCCGGCCTGTCCGACACCACCGTCGATGTCGCCGACGAGGCCATGGCCGCCGCCCGCCGCCACCGTGTCAGCGTCTCCTACGACCCCAACTACCGTCCCAGCCTGTGGGCGGGCCGGGGCGGCCCACGGGCCGCCCGCGAGGTCGACCTGCGGCTGGCCCGGCACGCCGACGTCATCGTGGGCGCCCTAGGCCTGGCCGGAACGTATCCCGGACAGACCCGCATCAGCGCCGACGCAGTACCCAACGCCCTCGCCGAGGTGGCCGGCCTGCTGCCCCAGGCGAAGGTGCTGGCGACGACCCTGCGCGAGGTCCCCTCGGCCGGAGTCAACGACTGGACCTCGGCCGCCTGGTCCGCCGACACCGGTTACGTGGCCGGCCCGCGGATGCCCGGACTGCACGTCCTGGACCGGATCGGCTCCGGCGACGGCTTCGCCGCCGGCCTGATCCACGGCCTGCTCGCCGGCACCGGCCTGGAACGCGCCCTGGCCTACGGCACCGCCCACGGCGCCCTCACCATGACCACCCCCGGAGACACCTCCATGGCCACACTCACCGAGGTCGAGGCACTCATCGCGGGCGGATCGGCCCACGTCAGTCGCTGA
- a CDS encoding SDR family oxidoreductase — translation MTVFDLTGKLAVVTGARRGIGRAMARALAGAGADVIGVSASLEESGSAVEKDVLAAGRSFEAIRTDFADPEAVRALGADLAGRERPVDILVNNAGTIRRAPAAEHSDADWELVLQVNLSAQFALTRAVGGAMVARGRGKVIFTASLLSFQGGITVPGYTASKHGIAGLTKALANEWASHGVNVNALAPGYIATDNTQALQDDPARSKAILDRIPAGRWGTADDLAGATVFLASDAAAYIHGVVLPVDGGWLGR, via the coding sequence ATGACCGTCTTCGACCTCACGGGGAAGCTTGCCGTGGTCACGGGTGCGCGGCGGGGGATTGGCCGGGCGATGGCCCGTGCGCTTGCCGGGGCGGGTGCGGATGTCATCGGTGTGAGCGCTTCGCTGGAGGAGTCCGGCAGCGCGGTGGAGAAGGACGTCCTGGCCGCGGGCCGTTCCTTCGAGGCGATCCGCACCGACTTCGCCGACCCGGAGGCGGTACGCGCTTTGGGTGCGGACCTTGCCGGGCGCGAACGCCCGGTGGACATCCTGGTCAACAATGCGGGCACGATCCGTCGTGCTCCGGCGGCCGAACACTCGGATGCGGACTGGGAGTTGGTGCTCCAGGTCAACCTGAGTGCGCAGTTCGCGCTGACCCGGGCGGTGGGTGGGGCGATGGTGGCCCGTGGCCGGGGCAAGGTCATCTTCACCGCGTCGCTGCTCAGTTTCCAGGGCGGCATCACCGTGCCGGGCTATACCGCGTCGAAGCATGGCATCGCGGGTCTGACCAAGGCCCTGGCCAACGAGTGGGCCTCACACGGGGTGAACGTCAACGCCCTCGCACCCGGCTATATCGCCACCGACAACACCCAGGCCTTGCAGGACGACCCGGCCCGCAGCAAGGCCATCCTGGACCGGATCCCGGCCGGCCGCTGGGGCACCGCCGACGACCTGGCCGGCGCCACCGTGTTTTTGGCCTCGGACGCCGCCGCCTACATCCACGGCGTGGTGCTGCCCGTCGACGGCGGATGGCTGGGCCGATGA
- a CDS encoding aldo/keto reductase: protein MRLRKIQKTSVSLTELGFGASVIGNLYRVTPAADAAAALDTAWDAGIRYFDTAPHYGLGLSEQRLGAALRHRPRDEYVISSKVGRLLVPNQEPRGVDTEGFVVRDDLRRQWDFSRDGVLRSIEDTLERTGLDRLDIVYLHDPDDHWRQAALEAMPTLADLRDQGVIGAIGAGMNQSAMLARFLRETAADMVMLAGRYSLLDQSALDDILPAAQEHGKSVVAVGVFNSGLLSQDRPTEGMKYDYQDAPPELVARAQAIADVCEQHGTTLPAAAIAFPHTHPSIINVTLGMRTPEQVGRNVELHGQYIPDGLWDDLRAQGLIRSDVLMGHGGGRDERCL from the coding sequence TTGCGCCTCCGGAAGATCCAGAAAACGTCCGTCTCACTGACCGAGCTCGGTTTCGGGGCGTCCGTGATCGGCAACCTGTACCGGGTCACCCCCGCCGCCGACGCGGCAGCCGCCCTCGACACGGCCTGGGACGCCGGCATCCGCTACTTCGACACCGCACCCCACTACGGCCTCGGCCTGTCCGAACAACGCCTCGGCGCCGCCCTGCGCCACCGCCCCCGCGACGAGTACGTCATCTCCTCCAAGGTGGGCCGGCTGCTGGTGCCCAACCAGGAGCCGCGCGGCGTCGACACCGAGGGCTTCGTCGTCCGCGACGACCTGCGCCGCCAGTGGGACTTCAGCCGCGACGGCGTACTGCGCTCCATCGAGGACACCCTTGAGCGCACCGGCCTGGACCGCCTCGACATCGTCTACCTGCACGACCCCGACGACCACTGGCGCCAAGCCGCCCTGGAAGCGATGCCCACCCTCGCCGACCTCCGCGACCAGGGCGTGATCGGCGCGATCGGCGCCGGCATGAACCAGTCGGCGATGCTCGCCCGCTTCCTGCGCGAGACCGCCGCCGACATGGTCATGCTCGCCGGCCGCTACAGCCTCCTCGACCAGTCCGCACTGGACGACATCCTGCCCGCCGCACAAGAACACGGCAAAAGCGTCGTCGCCGTCGGCGTCTTCAACTCCGGACTCCTCTCCCAAGACCGCCCCACCGAGGGCATGAAGTACGACTACCAGGACGCCCCACCCGAACTCGTCGCACGCGCACAAGCCATCGCCGACGTCTGCGAGCAGCACGGCACCACCCTGCCCGCCGCCGCCATCGCCTTCCCCCACACCCACCCCAGTATCATCAACGTCACCCTCGGCATGCGAACTCCGGAACAGGTCGGACGAAACGTGGAACTCCATGGTCAGTACATCCCGGACGGCCTCTGGGACGATCTCCGCGCGCAGGGGCTGATCAGGTCGGACGTGCTCATGGGGCACGGTGGGGGGAGGGATGAACGGTGTCTCTGA
- a CDS encoding amidohydrolase family protein, with translation MSDAPALVDAHHHVWDLDQRPQPWLDEPGHEPIRRSFSSHALRSAATRPIAGRRLTSTVVVQCVTSVPETRDLLALADGDPLIGAVVGWADLTSPAVGDMLDDLRAGLGGRHLRAVRHVVQGESDPHWLQRPDVERGLAAVGERGLGYDVLVRSHQLPQAIRLAERLPELPLVLDHAGKPPLAQGELTDWAQQLRTLAGHPQVRCKVSGLVTEADHEKWTIEDIRPAWDVLLSAFGPDRLMFGSDWPVCVLAGGWNRWAATVEELLDGCSDPEIHAVLAGNATAFYHLTPAPTKEGTSCS, from the coding sequence GTGTCTGACGCTCCGGCCCTCGTCGACGCCCACCACCACGTGTGGGACCTGGACCAGCGGCCGCAGCCCTGGCTGGACGAACCCGGACACGAGCCGATCCGCCGCAGCTTCAGCTCGCACGCCCTGCGATCGGCCGCGACCCGGCCGATCGCCGGACGGCGGCTGACGAGCACGGTCGTCGTCCAGTGCGTCACGTCCGTGCCCGAGACCCGCGACCTCCTCGCCCTGGCCGACGGCGACCCGTTGATCGGCGCCGTCGTCGGCTGGGCGGACCTGACGTCCCCGGCGGTCGGCGACATGCTCGACGACCTGCGGGCGGGATTGGGCGGAAGGCACCTGCGGGCCGTACGGCACGTCGTGCAGGGCGAGTCGGACCCGCACTGGCTTCAACGACCGGACGTGGAAAGGGGGTTGGCGGCGGTCGGCGAGCGCGGGCTCGGATACGACGTGCTGGTCCGCAGCCACCAGCTCCCGCAGGCGATCCGTCTCGCGGAACGACTCCCGGAGCTGCCGCTCGTCCTGGACCACGCGGGCAAGCCGCCCCTCGCACAGGGAGAACTGACCGACTGGGCACAGCAGTTGCGGACACTGGCCGGCCATCCCCAGGTTCGCTGCAAGGTGTCGGGCCTGGTCACGGAGGCCGATCACGAGAAGTGGACGATCGAGGACATTCGCCCGGCCTGGGACGTCCTGCTCTCCGCCTTCGGCCCCGACCGGCTGATGTTCGGCTCCGACTGGCCGGTCTGCGTCCTCGCAGGCGGATGGAACCGCTGGGCCGCCACCGTCGAGGAACTCCTGGACGGCTGCTCCGACCCCGAGATCCACGCGGTGCTCGCCGGCAACGCCACCGCCTTCTACCACCTGACGCCCGCCCCGACGAAGGAGGGGACCTCGTGCTCCTGA
- a CDS encoding bifunctional 4-hydroxy-2-oxoglutarate aldolase/2-dehydro-3-deoxy-phosphogluconate aldolase — translation MNGTGPADVLAGARILPVLTVPEPATAGPLAEALVAGGARCAEVTFRTPGAEQVLKTMAAHGGLAVGAGTVLTPEQAERAVAAGARFVISPGFDEDVIAKCRELGVPVVPGIATATELMRALRAGITTVKLFPAEVLGGLRALRALAAPFPGVRFVPTGGIGPGRLAGYLAEPAVLAVGGSWLATPALLEDGDYEGIRRLTAEAVEVGSP, via the coding sequence ATGAATGGCACCGGCCCGGCCGACGTGCTGGCCGGGGCGCGCATCCTGCCGGTGCTGACCGTGCCCGAACCCGCGACGGCCGGTCCGCTGGCCGAGGCACTCGTGGCGGGTGGTGCCCGGTGCGCCGAGGTCACCTTCCGCACCCCCGGCGCCGAACAGGTACTCAAGACCATGGCCGCCCATGGGGGGCTGGCTGTCGGGGCGGGCACGGTCCTCACGCCCGAGCAGGCGGAGCGGGCGGTGGCGGCCGGGGCCCGCTTCGTCATCTCGCCCGGCTTTGACGAGGACGTGATCGCGAAGTGCCGGGAGCTGGGGGTGCCGGTGGTGCCCGGCATCGCCACCGCCACCGAACTCATGCGCGCCCTCCGCGCCGGCATCACCACGGTGAAGCTGTTTCCCGCCGAGGTGCTGGGCGGCCTGCGTGCCCTGCGGGCGCTCGCGGCACCGTTTCCCGGGGTGCGTTTCGTGCCGACCGGCGGGATCGGCCCCGGCCGGCTGGCCGGCTACCTCGCCGAGCCGGCAGTCCTCGCTGTCGGCGGCAGCTGGCTGGCCACCCCCGCCCTCCTGGAGGACGGCGACTACGAGGGGATCCGCCGCCTGACGGCCGAGGCCGTGGAGGTGGGTTCGCCGTGA
- a CDS encoding zinc-dependent alcohol dehydrogenase has translation MTLAVRYVSARTLDTAPVDASAPGPGEVELAPAFVGICGTDLHIFHGDMDARVGAPAVLGHEMSGRVVRVGAGVEGWRAGDAVTVMPLRWDDSCPACRAGHQHVCQNLDFIGIDSPGAMQQRWVVPAATLIRLPDTLPLDRAALVEPTAVAVHDVGRAQVAGGERVVVVGGGPVGILIALVARAAGAEVRVVELSAHRRLLAEELGLTAWNPADVDVPALVGEWTADAGADVAFEVSGAAGGVDTAVDVLGVRGRLCLVAIHPRPREVNLHRFFWRELTLVGARLYDRSDFEKAVALVADGTIAAERLISKVVPLTEAPAAFEALEGGGDVMKILVDCTTDTDDVQGVAV, from the coding sequence ATGACACTCGCCGTTCGTTACGTTTCCGCCCGCACTTTGGACACGGCTCCTGTGGATGCTTCGGCTCCGGGCCCGGGTGAGGTGGAGTTGGCTCCTGCTTTTGTCGGTATCTGTGGTACTGATCTGCATATTTTCCACGGTGACATGGATGCCCGGGTGGGTGCGCCGGCTGTTTTGGGGCATGAGATGTCCGGCCGTGTGGTGCGGGTCGGGGCGGGGGTGGAGGGCTGGCGGGCCGGGGATGCGGTGACGGTGATGCCGCTGCGCTGGGACGACTCCTGCCCGGCCTGTCGTGCGGGGCATCAGCATGTGTGTCAGAACCTGGACTTCATCGGTATCGATTCGCCGGGTGCGATGCAGCAGCGCTGGGTTGTGCCTGCCGCCACCCTGATCCGGCTGCCCGACACTCTTCCTCTGGACCGGGCGGCGTTGGTGGAGCCGACGGCGGTGGCCGTGCACGACGTGGGCCGCGCCCAGGTCGCCGGGGGCGAGAGGGTCGTGGTGGTCGGTGGTGGGCCGGTCGGCATCCTGATCGCGCTGGTGGCGCGGGCCGCGGGGGCAGAGGTGCGGGTGGTGGAGCTGAGCGCGCATCGTCGGCTGCTGGCCGAGGAGTTGGGGCTGACGGCGTGGAACCCGGCTGACGTGGATGTGCCCGCGCTGGTGGGTGAGTGGACCGCCGATGCGGGCGCGGACGTGGCGTTCGAGGTGTCGGGCGCGGCGGGCGGTGTGGACACGGCCGTCGATGTGCTGGGTGTGCGCGGCCGGCTGTGCCTGGTCGCTATCCATCCCCGTCCCCGCGAGGTGAACCTGCACCGCTTCTTCTGGCGTGAACTCACGTTGGTGGGGGCCCGGTTGTATGACCGTTCCGACTTCGAGAAGGCGGTGGCGCTGGTCGCGGACGGCACGATCGCGGCCGAGCGGCTGATCAGCAAGGTCGTCCCCCTCACCGAGGCACCGGCCGCGTTCGAGGCCCTGGAGGGTGGCGGCGACGTGATGAAGATCCTCGTCGACTGCACCACCGACACCGACGATGTTCAGGGAGTGGCTGTATGA
- a CDS encoding beta-L-arabinofuranosidase domain-containing protein has translation MQSLPRSAVRLLPGPFLDAQATALDYLLSLDTDRLLAPLRREAGLPPTAESYGNWENSGLDGHTVGHAVSGAALMSAVTDDPRPKAMVERLVEGIVECQDALGTGYVGGIPDGARLWQRVAAGQVERDSFELGGAWVPWYNLHKLFAGLLDAHRHTGSDLALTAVRRLADWWDHLAAGMDDDTHEAMLRTEFGGMCEVLADLADVTGTDRYADLARRFLDRSLLGPLTEHRDVLDGMHANTQIAKAVGYQRLGEVDGDPGLRDAARFFWQTMARHRTYSFGGNSVREHLHPRDDFSSAFQSPEGPETCNTYNMLKLSRALFLEEPDAEVLDHYERATVNHILSSLHPKGGLVYFTPVRPGHYRVVSTPQSCFWCCVGTGLENHAKYGELVYTAEGGDVFVNLFIASRLSLPEQNLVLEQTGTAPYDHEVELVVRGVPTTPMAIHVRVPSWHEGTPQVRINGAPPEDGPAPLTTRRGAGGQPLTYVRLERAWHEGDTITMPLRPRISAELLPDGSPWVSFRFGPTVLAAEGDRNDLVGLFADDSRMGHVADGPLRPLEHLPVVLAPSASDPAAGVRRLAPDRLAFTLEHVDARAGESVTLVPFAGIHESRYHLYFPLTEPERLRERRAELRAADAATLALHDRTVDAVAVGEQQPESDHRFEGRDTWSGLTDGQRWRAATGWWSYRLTDADGTATGLQVTHLSDPGAGSTRVLVDGHVLATLTPLSHPEGEEISQVLPLDANHGAGTAEIRFEAVGSATTIRLREVRLVR, from the coding sequence ATGCAGTCGCTCCCCCGCAGCGCGGTACGCCTTCTCCCCGGCCCGTTCCTGGACGCACAGGCCACCGCTCTCGACTACCTGCTGTCTCTCGACACCGACCGGCTCCTGGCGCCCTTGCGGCGCGAGGCCGGCCTGCCGCCGACTGCCGAGTCCTACGGCAACTGGGAGAACTCGGGTCTCGACGGACACACCGTCGGGCACGCCGTGTCGGGTGCCGCTCTCATGAGCGCGGTGACGGACGATCCCCGGCCGAAGGCCATGGTCGAACGTCTGGTTGAGGGCATCGTCGAGTGCCAGGACGCCCTGGGCACCGGCTACGTAGGGGGCATTCCCGACGGCGCCCGGCTGTGGCAGCGGGTCGCCGCGGGGCAGGTGGAGCGGGACTCGTTCGAGCTCGGTGGCGCCTGGGTGCCGTGGTACAACCTGCACAAGCTGTTCGCGGGCCTGCTGGACGCGCACCGGCACACCGGTTCGGACCTGGCGCTGACCGCCGTCCGACGGCTGGCCGACTGGTGGGACCACCTGGCGGCGGGGATGGACGACGACACCCACGAAGCCATGCTCCGCACGGAGTTCGGCGGGATGTGCGAGGTCCTGGCGGACCTCGCCGACGTCACCGGCACGGACCGCTACGCCGACCTGGCGCGGCGCTTCCTCGACCGTTCCCTGCTCGGCCCGTTGACTGAGCACCGCGACGTCCTCGACGGGATGCACGCCAACACCCAGATCGCCAAGGCCGTCGGATACCAGCGGCTCGGCGAGGTCGACGGCGACCCCGGCCTGCGGGACGCCGCCCGGTTCTTCTGGCAGACCATGGCCCGGCACCGGACGTACTCCTTCGGCGGCAACTCCGTACGCGAACACCTGCACCCCCGCGACGACTTCAGCTCCGCATTCCAGTCGCCGGAGGGCCCCGAGACCTGCAACACGTACAACATGCTCAAGCTGAGCCGCGCGCTGTTCCTCGAAGAGCCGGACGCCGAGGTGCTCGACCACTACGAGCGCGCGACGGTCAACCACATCCTGTCGTCCCTGCATCCCAAGGGCGGGCTGGTGTACTTCACACCGGTGCGACCGGGCCACTACCGCGTGGTGTCAACCCCCCAGAGCTGCTTCTGGTGCTGCGTCGGCACCGGGCTGGAAAACCACGCGAAGTACGGCGAGTTGGTCTACACCGCCGAGGGCGGCGACGTGTTCGTCAACCTCTTCATCGCCTCCCGCCTCAGCCTGCCCGAACAGAACCTGGTGCTGGAGCAGACCGGGACGGCCCCCTACGACCACGAGGTCGAACTCGTCGTACGCGGGGTTCCCACCACCCCGATGGCGATCCACGTACGCGTCCCCAGCTGGCACGAAGGGACGCCACAGGTCCGTATCAACGGTGCACCGCCCGAGGACGGACCCGCCCCGCTCACGACGCGCCGCGGAGCAGGCGGACAGCCTCTGACCTACGTGCGACTGGAGCGGGCGTGGCACGAAGGGGACACGATCACCATGCCGCTTCGTCCGCGCATCAGCGCCGAGCTGCTCCCCGACGGCTCGCCGTGGGTGTCGTTCCGCTTCGGGCCCACCGTCCTCGCGGCCGAGGGCGACCGGAACGACCTGGTCGGGCTGTTCGCCGACGACTCCAGGATGGGACATGTCGCCGACGGCCCGTTGCGCCCCCTGGAGCACCTGCCCGTCGTGCTCGCTCCGAGCGCCTCGGATCCGGCGGCCGGCGTACGCCGACTCGCCCCGGACCGGCTGGCGTTCACTCTGGAGCACGTGGACGCGCGAGCGGGCGAGTCCGTCACCCTCGTCCCGTTCGCCGGCATCCACGAATCCCGCTACCACCTCTACTTCCCCCTGACGGAACCGGAGCGGCTGCGCGAGCGGCGGGCGGAGCTGCGCGCGGCCGACGCGGCGACACTCGCGCTGCACGACCGCACCGTTGACGCCGTTGCCGTCGGCGAGCAACAGCCCGAAAGCGACCACCGGTTCGAGGGGCGGGACACGTGGTCGGGCCTCACCGACGGGCAGAGGTGGCGGGCCGCCACGGGATGGTGGTCCTACCGCCTGACAGACGCGGACGGCACAGCCACCGGCCTGCAGGTGACCCACCTCTCGGACCCCGGTGCCGGATCGACCCGCGTGCTGGTCGACGGCCATGTGCTGGCCACGCTCACGCCCTTGTCGCATCCCGAGGGCGAGGAGATCTCCCAGGTACTCCCGCTGGACGCGAACCATGGTGCCGGGACCGCCGAGATTCGTTTCGAAGCGGTTGGCTCCGCAACCACGATCCGGCTGCGCGAGGTACGCCTGGTCCGCTGA
- a CDS encoding RbsD/FucU domain-containing protein: MLLTELLHPGILESLAGAGHGARVLLADGHYPASTATGERARTVHLNLAPGLLDVTTVLDVLLRALPVEAAHVMVPPEGEPEPPAIAEYRSKLAPVPVDTLGRFEFYDAARSPDLALAIVTADTRTYANLLLTIGVRAEGTLTTR, from the coding sequence GTGCTCCTGACAGAACTGCTGCACCCCGGGATCCTCGAATCCCTGGCCGGAGCGGGCCACGGCGCCCGCGTCCTGCTCGCCGACGGCCACTATCCCGCGAGCACCGCCACCGGCGAGCGCGCCAGGACCGTCCACCTCAACCTGGCCCCCGGCCTGCTCGACGTCACCACCGTGCTCGACGTCCTGCTGCGCGCCCTGCCCGTCGAGGCCGCCCACGTGATGGTGCCGCCCGAGGGCGAACCGGAGCCGCCGGCCATCGCCGAGTACCGCTCGAAGCTGGCACCCGTCCCGGTCGACACGCTCGGCCGCTTCGAGTTCTACGACGCCGCCCGCTCACCCGACCTGGCACTGGCGATCGTCACCGCCGACACACGTACCTACGCCAACCTGCTGCTGACCATTGGCGTCCGCGCCGAAGGGACCCTGACGACCCGATGA
- a CDS encoding FadR/GntR family transcriptional regulator — protein MSLTDKAIEQIRELIRTGALPPGSKLPPEPDLAAQLGLSRNLAREAVKALAVARVLEVRRGDGTYVTSLQPSLLLEGLGGAVELLQGDSVALQDLMEVRRLLEPIATALAATRISDAQLAEVKRHLDAMREARDDVGELNAHDAAFHRAVVAATGNETLLTLLEGISGRTLRARIWRGLVDDKAAARTLAEHEAIFNALSTRDAALSQAAALLHVSNTERWLREHLRSGEPLPFGTTTLR, from the coding sequence GTGTCTCTGACGGACAAGGCCATCGAGCAGATCCGTGAGCTGATCCGGACCGGTGCCCTGCCTCCGGGTTCGAAGCTCCCGCCGGAGCCGGACCTGGCCGCGCAGCTGGGGCTGTCCCGCAACCTCGCCAGGGAAGCGGTCAAGGCGTTGGCCGTCGCGCGGGTCCTGGAGGTCCGGCGGGGCGACGGCACGTATGTGACCAGCCTCCAGCCGAGCCTGCTCCTGGAGGGGCTCGGCGGTGCGGTGGAACTGCTGCAGGGCGACTCGGTCGCCCTGCAGGACCTCATGGAGGTACGGCGGCTCCTCGAACCGATCGCCACGGCCCTTGCCGCCACCCGGATCTCCGACGCCCAACTGGCCGAGGTGAAGCGGCATCTGGACGCCATGCGCGAGGCTCGCGACGACGTCGGTGAGCTCAACGCCCACGACGCGGCCTTCCACCGCGCCGTCGTCGCGGCCACGGGCAACGAGACCCTCCTCACCCTTCTCGAAGGGATCTCCGGCCGCACCCTGCGCGCCCGTATCTGGCGCGGTCTGGTCGACGACAAGGCCGCGGCCCGCACTCTCGCCGAGCACGAGGCGATCTTCAACGCGCTGTCCACCCGGGACGCCGCCCTCAGCCAGGCCGCCGCACTGCTGCACGTGAGCAACACCGAGCGGTGGCTGAGGGAACACCTGCGCTCCGGCGAACCCCTCCCCTTCGGAACGACAACGCTGAGGTGA
- the trpC gene encoding indole-3-glycerol phosphate synthase TrpC yields MSVLDGILEGVREDLEERKRATPLAELRSRVADAAPALDPLPGFRAPGVSIIAEVKRKSPSKGALADIPDPASLAAQYAAGGAAAISVLTESRRFGGSLADLDAVRARVDVPVLRKDFIVDPYQLWEARAHGADLALLMVVSLDDGQLADLMGLCKELGLTPLVEAHTADEVRRAVAAGAELLGINARDLTTLDVDRKVFADLVTGIPEGTVRVAESGVTGPKDVAEYRGWGAEVVLVGEALVRSGDPSTAVRAFIEAAGA; encoded by the coding sequence ATGAGCGTACTTGATGGGATCCTTGAGGGAGTTCGCGAGGACTTGGAGGAGCGCAAGCGTGCGACGCCGTTGGCGGAGCTGCGCTCCCGGGTCGCGGACGCGGCACCCGCGCTCGACCCGCTGCCCGGTTTCCGCGCGCCCGGGGTGTCCATCATCGCCGAGGTGAAGCGAAAGAGCCCCAGCAAGGGCGCGCTGGCGGACATTCCCGACCCTGCGTCCCTCGCGGCCCAGTACGCGGCCGGCGGTGCCGCTGCGATCAGCGTGCTCACCGAGAGCAGGCGTTTCGGCGGCTCCCTCGCCGATCTGGACGCCGTACGCGCACGGGTCGATGTGCCCGTCCTGCGCAAGGATTTCATCGTCGACCCCTATCAGCTGTGGGAAGCCCGCGCGCACGGCGCCGATCTTGCGCTTCTCATGGTCGTGTCGCTGGACGACGGTCAGCTCGCCGACTTGATGGGGCTGTGCAAGGAGTTGGGTCTCACGCCGCTCGTGGAGGCGCACACGGCCGACGAAGTGCGGCGCGCTGTCGCTGCGGGAGCCGAGCTCCTCGGCATCAATGCGCGGGACCTGACAACGCTGGACGTGGATCGCAAGGTGTTCGCCGACCTCGTGACGGGCATCCCCGAAGGCACGGTCAGGGTCGCGGAATCGGGAGTGACCGGCCCGAAGGACGTAGCGGAGTACCGCGGTTGGGGAGCCGAAGTGGTGCTGGTCGGCGAGGCGCTGGTCCGCTCGGGGGACCCGAGCACCGCCGTACGCGCATTCATCGAGGCAGCCGGGGCGTAG